Proteins co-encoded in one Streptomyces sp. NBC_01283 genomic window:
- a CDS encoding ribonuclease J, giving the protein MSHPHPELGAPPKLPKGGLRVTPLGGLGEIGRNMTVFEYNGRLLIVDCGVLFPEEEQPGIDLILPDFTSIRDRLDDIDGIVLTHGHEDHIGGVPYLLREKPDIPLIGSKLTLALIEAKLQEHRIRPYTLEVVEGDRERLGPFDCEFIAVNHSIPDALAVAVRTPAGMVVATGDFKMDQLPMDGRLTDLHAFARLSEEGIDLLLSDSTNAEVPGFVPPERDISNVIRGVFAGAQKRIIVASFASHVHRIQQILDAAHEYGRRVAFVGRSMVRNMGIARDLGYLKVPPGLVVDVKTLDDLPDSQIVLVCTGSQGEPMAALSRMANRDHQIRIVQGDTVILASSLIPGNENAVYRVINGLTRWGANVVHKGNAKVHVSGHASAGELLYFYNICKPKNLMPVHGEWRHLRANAELGALTGVPHDRIVIAEDGVVVDLVEGKAKIVGKVQAGYVYVDGLSVGDVTESSLKDRRILGDEGIISVFVVVDSSTGKITGGPHIQARGSGIDDSAFSAVMPRVQEVLEKSAQDGVVEPHQLQQLIRRTLGKWVSDNYRRRPMILPVVVEV; this is encoded by the coding sequence TTGAGTCATCCGCATCCTGAACTCGGCGCCCCGCCGAAGCTCCCGAAGGGCGGCCTGCGGGTCACCCCGCTCGGCGGCCTCGGTGAGATCGGCCGCAACATGACCGTCTTCGAGTACAACGGTCGCCTGCTGATCGTCGACTGCGGAGTGCTCTTCCCCGAGGAGGAGCAGCCCGGAATCGACCTGATCCTGCCGGACTTCACGTCCATCAGGGACCGCCTCGACGACATCGACGGCATCGTGCTCACGCACGGCCACGAGGACCACATCGGCGGTGTCCCGTATCTCCTCCGCGAGAAGCCGGACATCCCGCTGATCGGCTCCAAGCTGACCCTCGCGCTCATCGAGGCGAAGCTCCAGGAGCACCGGATCCGTCCCTACACGCTCGAGGTCGTCGAGGGCGACCGCGAGCGGCTGGGCCCGTTCGACTGCGAGTTCATCGCGGTCAACCACTCCATCCCGGACGCCCTGGCCGTCGCCGTCCGCACCCCCGCGGGCATGGTCGTCGCCACCGGCGACTTCAAGATGGACCAGCTGCCGATGGACGGCCGCCTCACGGACCTGCACGCGTTCGCACGGCTGAGCGAGGAGGGCATCGACCTCCTTCTCTCCGACTCGACGAACGCCGAGGTCCCGGGCTTCGTCCCGCCGGAGCGCGACATCTCGAACGTGATCCGGGGTGTCTTCGCGGGCGCCCAGAAGCGGATCATCGTCGCGAGCTTCGCCAGCCACGTCCACCGCATCCAGCAGATCCTGGACGCGGCCCACGAGTACGGCCGCAGGGTCGCCTTCGTCGGCCGCTCGATGGTCCGCAACATGGGCATCGCGAGGGACCTGGGATACCTGAAGGTCCCGCCGGGCCTCGTCGTGGACGTCAAGACGCTCGACGACCTCCCCGACAGCCAGATCGTGCTCGTCTGTACGGGTTCCCAGGGCGAGCCGATGGCGGCCCTGTCCCGGATGGCCAACCGCGACCACCAGATCCGCATCGTCCAGGGCGACACGGTGATCCTGGCGTCGTCGCTCATCCCCGGCAACGAGAACGCGGTCTACCGCGTGATCAACGGCCTGACCCGCTGGGGAGCGAACGTCGTCCACAAGGGCAACGCGAAGGTGCACGTCTCCGGCCACGCGTCGGCCGGCGAGCTCCTGTACTTCTACAACATCTGCAAGCCCAAGAACCTGATGCCGGTACACGGCGAATGGCGCCACCTGCGCGCCAACGCCGAGCTGGGCGCCCTCACCGGCGTCCCGCACGACCGGATCGTGATCGCCGAGGACGGCGTCGTCGTCGACCTCGTCGAGGGCAAGGCGAAGATCGTCGGCAAGGTCCAGGCGGGATACGTCTATGTCGACGGCCTCTCGGTCGGCGACGTCACGGAGTCCTCCCTCAAGGACCGCAGGATCCTCGGCGACGAGGGCATCATCTCGGTCTTCGTGGTCGTGGACTCCAGCACCGGCAAGATCACCGGGGGCCCGCACATCCAGGCCCGCGGCTCCGGCATCGACGACTCGGCCTTCTCCGCGGTCATGCCGCGGGTCCAGGAGGTCCTCGAGAAGTCGGCGCAGGACGGCGTCGTCGAGCCCCACCAGCTGCAGCAACTCATCCGTCGCACGCTGGGCAAGTGGGTCTCGGACAACTACCGCCGACGCCCGATGATCCTTCCCGTGGTCGTCGAGGTCTGA
- the dapA gene encoding 4-hydroxy-tetrahydrodipicolinate synthase has protein sequence MAPTSTPQTPFGRVLTAMVTPFTADGALDLDGAQQLAAHLVDAGNDGLVINGTTGESPTTSNAEKAELVRAVVEAVGDRAHVVAGVGTNDTRHSIELARDAERVGADGLLTVTPYYNKPPQEGLLRHFSAIADSTELPVMLYDIPGRSGVPINTETIVRLAEHPRIVANKDAKGDLGRASWAIARSGLAWYSGDDMLNLPLLSVGACGFVSVVSHVVTPELRSMIDAYNTGDVQKATEIHQKLLPVFTGMFRTQGVITTKAALTLQGRPAGPLRLPLVELSPDETAQLKIDLAAGGVQL, from the coding sequence ATGGCTCCGACCTCCACTCCGCAGACCCCCTTCGGGAGGGTCCTCACCGCCATGGTCACGCCCTTTACGGCGGACGGCGCACTCGACCTCGACGGCGCGCAGCAGCTTGCTGCCCACCTGGTGGACGCAGGCAACGACGGCCTCGTCATCAATGGCACCACCGGCGAGTCCCCGACCACCAGCAACGCGGAGAAAGCCGAGCTCGTACGAGCCGTAGTGGAAGCAGTCGGAGACCGCGCCCACGTCGTGGCGGGCGTCGGCACGAACGACACCCGCCACAGCATCGAGCTCGCCCGCGACGCCGAGCGTGTCGGCGCCGACGGCCTCCTGACGGTCACGCCGTACTACAACAAGCCCCCGCAGGAGGGCCTGCTCCGGCACTTCAGCGCGATCGCCGACAGCACCGAGCTGCCGGTCATGCTCTACGACATCCCCGGCCGCAGTGGCGTACCGATCAACACCGAGACGATCGTCCGCCTCGCCGAGCACCCGCGGATCGTCGCCAACAAGGACGCCAAGGGCGACCTGGGCCGCGCCAGCTGGGCCATCGCCCGCTCCGGCCTCGCCTGGTACTCCGGCGACGACATGCTGAACCTCCCGCTGCTCTCCGTCGGCGCCTGCGGCTTCGTCTCCGTGGTCAGCCACGTGGTCACACCCGAGCTCCGCTCGATGATCGACGCGTACAACACGGGTGACGTACAGAAGGCCACCGAGATCCACCAGAAGCTGCTCCCGGTCTTCACAGGCATGTTCCGTACGCAGGGTGTGATCACCACCAAGGCGGCGCTCACCCTGCAGGGACGCCCCGCGGGACCGCTGCGGCTGCCCCTGGTCGAACTGTCGCCCGACGAGACGGCCCAGCTCAAGATCGATCTCGCCGCCGGCGGGGTACAGCTCTAA
- the thyX gene encoding FAD-dependent thymidylate synthase: MSETPTEDLKPSFRSEVTVELVKHAATDSDVLWAARVSTAGEQSLEELQKDPERSKGLINYLMRDRHGSPFEHNSMTFFISAPIFVFREFMRHRVGWSYNEESGRYRELQPTFYVPDESRKLVQEGRPGKYVFVEGTQAQQELTGRVMEDSYRQAYEAYQEMLAAGVAREVARAVLPVGLFSSMYATCNARSLMHFLGLRTQHELAKVPSFPQREIEMVGEKMEEEWARLMPLTHAAFNKNGRVAP, translated from the coding sequence GTGAGCGAGACCCCCACCGAAGACCTCAAGCCCAGCTTCCGCAGCGAGGTCACCGTCGAGCTGGTGAAGCACGCCGCGACCGACTCCGACGTCCTGTGGGCCGCCCGTGTCTCGACTGCCGGGGAGCAGTCCCTTGAGGAGCTCCAGAAGGACCCCGAGCGCTCCAAGGGCCTGATCAACTACCTGATGCGGGACCGGCACGGCAGCCCCTTCGAGCACAACTCGATGACGTTCTTCATCAGCGCCCCGATCTTCGTCTTCCGCGAGTTCATGCGGCACCGCGTGGGCTGGTCGTACAACGAGGAATCGGGCCGCTACAGGGAGCTCCAGCCGACGTTCTACGTCCCGGACGAGTCCCGCAAGCTGGTCCAGGAGGGCCGCCCCGGGAAGTACGTCTTCGTGGAGGGCACCCAGGCCCAGCAGGAGCTCACGGGCCGCGTCATGGAGGACTCGTACCGCCAGGCGTACGAGGCGTATCAGGAGATGCTGGCCGCCGGCGTCGCCCGCGAGGTGGCCCGCGCGGTCCTGCCGGTCGGCCTCTTCTCGTCCATGTACGCGACGTGCAACGCCCGTTCGCTGATGCACTTCCTCGGCCTGCGCACGCAGCATGAGCTCGCCAAGGTCCCGTCCTTCCCGCAGCGGGAGATCGAGATGGTCGGCGAGAAGATGGAAGAGGAGTGGGCCCGGCTGATGCCGCTCACGCACGCCGCCTTCAACAAGAACGGCCGTGTGGCTCCGTAA
- a CDS encoding PH domain-containing protein produces the protein MPLPFLTADRAFDETADDAALPFDDRDHWRRPYRPGPWRVGAAALLLLLASFVLVAAVIIAFADSLAGAAICAGLAVVVIVSALRLLRMGTWVSAHGLRRVAFLTTQTVPWAQVVAVRTTQQPVRWLGLPRTVQGQALVLVRRDQQAEGQPPLLTDRNADFLARYEAFNRAADSIEVWADEYRRTA, from the coding sequence GTGCCCCTGCCCTTTCTGACGGCGGACCGCGCCTTTGACGAGACAGCGGACGACGCCGCGCTGCCGTTCGACGACCGCGACCACTGGCGTCGGCCCTACCGGCCCGGCCCGTGGCGGGTGGGGGCGGCCGCGCTGCTTCTGCTGCTCGCCTCGTTCGTCCTCGTCGCCGCCGTGATCATCGCGTTCGCGGACTCACTGGCGGGTGCCGCGATCTGCGCGGGGCTCGCGGTGGTCGTCATCGTGAGCGCGCTGCGGCTGCTGCGGATGGGCACCTGGGTGAGCGCGCACGGACTGCGTCGGGTGGCCTTCCTGACGACGCAGACCGTGCCGTGGGCGCAGGTCGTAGCGGTGCGTACGACCCAGCAGCCCGTGCGGTGGCTCGGGCTGCCGCGCACCGTGCAGGGGCAGGCACTCGTCCTCGTACGCCGGGATCAGCAGGCCGAGGGGCAGCCTCCGCTGCTCACCGACCGCAATGCCGACTTCCTGGCACGGTACGAGGCGTTCAACCGGGCGGCCGACTCCATCGAGGTCTGGGCCGACGAGTACCGCCGTACCGCCTGA
- the dapB gene encoding 4-hydroxy-tetrahydrodipicolinate reductase, translated as MSKLRVAVIGAKGRIGSEAVRAVEAADDLELVAALGRGDSLDTLVETGAQVVVELTNPDSVMGNLDFCVRHGIHAVVGTTGWTDDRLAQLRASLDASPRTGVLIAPNFSIGAVLTMKFAQIAAPYFESVEVVELHHPNKADAPSGTATRTAQLIAEARREAGSVPQPDATTTALDGARGADVDGVPVHSVRLRGLLAHQEVLLGGEGETLTVRHDSLHHSSFMPGILLGVRRVVSTPGLTFGLEHFLDLN; from the coding sequence ATGAGCAAGCTGCGCGTGGCGGTCATCGGAGCCAAGGGCCGGATCGGCTCCGAGGCCGTCCGAGCCGTCGAAGCCGCCGACGACCTGGAACTGGTCGCCGCACTGGGCCGGGGTGACTCGCTGGACACGCTGGTGGAGACCGGCGCCCAAGTCGTGGTCGAACTGACCAACCCCGACTCGGTGATGGGCAATCTCGACTTCTGTGTCCGGCACGGCATCCACGCCGTGGTCGGTACGACGGGCTGGACCGACGACCGCCTCGCGCAGCTGCGTGCCTCGCTGGACGCCTCGCCGAGGACGGGCGTCCTGATCGCCCCGAACTTCTCCATCGGCGCGGTCCTCACCATGAAGTTCGCGCAGATCGCGGCGCCCTACTTCGAGTCCGTCGAGGTCGTCGAGCTGCACCACCCGAACAAGGCCGACGCCCCCAGCGGCACCGCCACGCGCACCGCCCAGCTCATCGCGGAGGCGCGCCGCGAAGCGGGCAGCGTCCCGCAGCCGGACGCCACGACGACCGCGCTCGACGGCGCACGCGGCGCGGACGTCGACGGCGTGCCGGTGCACTCCGTGCGCCTGCGCGGCCTCCTGGCCCACCAGGAGGTGCTGCTGGGCGGCGAGGGCGAGACCCTGACGGTCCGGCACGACTCGCTGCACCACAGCAGCTTCATGCCGGGCATCCTGCTCGGCGTACGCCGTGTGGTGAGCACTCCGGGCCTGACGTTCGGCCTGGAACACTTCCTGGACCTGAACTGA
- a CDS encoding M16 family metallopeptidase, with the protein MTSRSTTTTARTSEEVRAVARTQTLLKGKDGIGTVRRTTLPGGLRVVTETLPSVRSATFGIWANVGSRDETPSLNGATHYLEHLLFKGTKKRSALDISAALDAVGGEMNAFTAKEYTCYYARVLDTDLPLAIDVVCDMLTGSLILQEDVDAERGVILEEIAMTEDDPGDCVHDLFAHTMLGDTPLGRPVLGTEETVNALTAERIRRFYKKHYDPTHLVVAAAGNVDHNKVVRQVRAAFEKAGALHRTDATPMIPRQGSRSLRTAGRVEVVNRKTEQAHVILGMPGLARTDERRWAMGVLNTALGGGMSSRLFQEVREKRGLAYSVYSYTSGFADTGLFGVYAGCRPSQVHDVLKICRDELDQVAQNGLTDDEIGRAIGQLAGSTVLGLEDTGALMNRIGKSELCWGEQMSVDDMLAKIAAVTPDDVREVAREVLGHRPSLSAIGPLKDKQAARLHEAVS; encoded by the coding sequence GTGACGTCGCGTAGCACCACGACGACGGCCCGCACCTCCGAGGAGGTGCGGGCCGTCGCCCGTACCCAAACCCTGCTCAAGGGCAAGGACGGCATCGGCACGGTCCGCCGTACGACGCTGCCGGGCGGCCTCCGCGTCGTCACCGAGACCCTGCCCTCCGTACGCTCCGCGACCTTCGGGATCTGGGCGAACGTCGGCTCCCGCGACGAGACGCCGTCCCTGAACGGCGCCACGCACTATTTGGAGCACCTGCTCTTCAAGGGCACCAAGAAGCGCAGCGCCCTCGACATCTCGGCCGCGCTCGACGCGGTCGGCGGCGAGATGAACGCGTTCACGGCGAAGGAGTACACGTGCTACTACGCGCGCGTGCTCGACACCGACCTGCCGCTGGCCATCGACGTCGTCTGCGACATGCTGACGGGCTCCCTGATCCTCCAGGAGGACGTCGACGCCGAGCGCGGCGTCATCCTCGAAGAGATCGCGATGACCGAGGACGACCCGGGCGACTGCGTGCACGACCTGTTCGCGCACACGATGCTCGGTGACACGCCTCTCGGCCGCCCCGTCCTCGGCACCGAGGAGACGGTCAACGCCCTCACCGCGGAGCGGATCCGCCGCTTCTACAAGAAGCACTACGACCCGACCCACCTCGTGGTCGCGGCCGCGGGCAACGTCGACCACAACAAGGTCGTACGCCAGGTCCGTGCCGCCTTCGAGAAGGCCGGCGCCCTCCACCGCACCGACGCGACCCCGATGATCCCGCGCCAGGGCTCCCGCAGCCTGCGCACGGCGGGCCGCGTCGAGGTCGTCAACCGCAAGACCGAGCAGGCCCACGTCATCCTCGGCATGCCGGGCCTGGCCCGCACGGACGAGCGCCGCTGGGCCATGGGCGTCCTGAACACCGCCCTCGGCGGCGGCATGTCGTCGCGCCTCTTCCAGGAGGTCCGGGAGAAGCGCGGCCTGGCCTACAGCGTGTACTCGTACACGTCGGGCTTCGCCGACACCGGCCTCTTCGGCGTGTACGCGGGCTGCCGCCCGAGCCAGGTGCACGACGTGCTGAAGATCTGCCGCGACGAACTCGACCAGGTCGCGCAGAACGGCCTGACCGACGACGAGATCGGCCGCGCGATCGGCCAGCTCGCGGGCTCCACCGTCCTCGGCCTCGAGGACACCGGCGCGCTGATGAACCGTATCGGCAAGAGCGAGCTGTGCTGGGGCGAGCAGATGTCGGTCGACGACATGCTGGCGAAGATCGCGGCGGTCACCCCGGACGACGTCCGTGAGGTTGCCCGCGAGGTCCTCGGCCACCGCCCGTCGCTGTCGGCCATCGGCCCGCTCAAGGACAAGCAGGCCGCCCGCCTGCATGAAGCGGTCTCCTAA
- a CDS encoding polyribonucleotide nucleotidyltransferase, translating into MENETHYAEAVIDNGTFGTRTIRFETGRLAKQAAGSAVAYLDDDTMVLSATTASKRPKDQLDFFPLTVDVEERQYAAGKIPGSFFRREGRPSEDAILTCRLIDRPLRPSFKKGLRNEIQIVETIMALNPDHLYDVVAINAASCSTQLAGLPFSGPIGGTRVALIKGQWVAFPTHTELEDAVFDMVVAGRVLDDGDVAIMMVEAEATEKTIQLVKDGAEAPTEEVVAAGLEAAKPFIKALCKAQSDLAAKAAKPTGDFPVFLDYQDDVLEALTAAVKSELSQALTIAGKQERESELDRIKEIAAEKLLPAFEGREKEISGAYRALTKKLVRERVIKDKVRIDGRGVTDIRTLAAEVEAIPRVHGSALFERGETQILGVTTLNMLRMEQQLDTLSPVTRKRYMHNYNFPPYSVGETGRVGSPKRREIGHGALAERAIVPVLPSREDFPYAIRQVSEALGSNGSTSMGSVCASTMSLLNAGVPLKAAVAGIAMGLISQEIDGQTHYVALTDILGAEDAFGDMDFKVAGTKQFVTALQLDTKLDGIPASVLAAALKQARDARLHILDVMNEAIDVPDEMSPNAPRIITVKIPVDKIGEVIGPKGKMINQIQEDTGADITIEDDGTIYIGAAQGSQAEAARATINGIANPTMPEVGERYLGTVVKTTTFGAFISLMPGKDGLLHISQIRKLAGGKRVENVEDVVGVGQKVQVEIAEIDSRGKLSLIPVIEGEEGDDTKDDTDK; encoded by the coding sequence GTGGAGAACGAGACCCACTACGCCGAGGCTGTTATCGACAACGGCACTTTCGGCACCCGCACCATCCGCTTCGAGACGGGCCGCCTGGCCAAGCAGGCCGCAGGCTCCGCCGTCGCGTACCTGGACGACGACACCATGGTGCTGTCGGCCACCACCGCTTCCAAGCGGCCCAAGGACCAGCTCGACTTCTTCCCCCTGACGGTGGACGTCGAGGAGCGGCAGTACGCCGCCGGCAAGATCCCCGGTTCGTTCTTCCGTCGTGAGGGCCGCCCCTCCGAGGACGCGATCCTGACCTGCCGCCTGATCGACCGCCCGCTGCGTCCTTCCTTCAAGAAGGGCCTGCGCAACGAGATCCAGATCGTCGAGACGATCATGGCGCTCAACCCCGACCACCTGTACGACGTGGTCGCGATCAACGCCGCCTCCTGCTCCACGCAGCTGGCCGGCCTGCCCTTCTCGGGCCCGATCGGCGGCACGCGCGTGGCGCTCATCAAGGGCCAGTGGGTCGCCTTCCCGACGCACACCGAGCTCGAGGACGCCGTCTTCGACATGGTCGTCGCCGGTCGCGTCCTCGATGACGGCGACGTCGCGATCATGATGGTCGAGGCCGAGGCCACCGAGAAGACCATCCAGCTCGTCAAGGACGGCGCCGAGGCGCCGACCGAAGAGGTCGTCGCCGCCGGTCTCGAGGCCGCGAAGCCCTTCATCAAGGCTCTCTGCAAGGCCCAGTCGGACCTCGCCGCCAAGGCTGCCAAGCCCACCGGCGACTTCCCGGTCTTCCTGGACTACCAGGACGACGTCCTGGAGGCCCTGACGGCCGCCGTGAAGTCGGAGCTCTCCCAGGCGCTGACCATCGCCGGCAAGCAGGAGCGCGAGTCCGAGCTGGACCGCATCAAGGAGATCGCCGCCGAGAAGCTCCTCCCGGCCTTCGAGGGCCGCGAGAAGGAGATCTCCGGTGCCTACCGCGCGCTGACGAAGAAGCTCGTCCGCGAGCGCGTCATCAAGGACAAGGTCCGCATCGACGGCCGTGGCGTCACGGACATCCGTACGCTCGCCGCCGAGGTCGAGGCCATCCCGCGCGTGCACGGCTCGGCGCTGTTCGAGCGTGGCGAGACCCAGATCCTGGGCGTCACCACCCTCAACATGCTCCGCATGGAGCAGCAGCTCGACACCCTCTCCCCGGTGACGCGCAAGCGCTACATGCACAACTACAACTTCCCGCCGTACTCGGTCGGCGAGACCGGCCGCGTGGGTTCGCCCAAGCGCCGCGAGATCGGCCACGGCGCGCTCGCCGAGCGCGCGATCGTGCCCGTGCTCCCCTCGCGCGAGGACTTCCCGTACGCGATCCGTCAGGTCTCCGAGGCCCTCGGTTCGAACGGCTCGACGTCCATGGGCTCGGTCTGCGCCTCGACGATGTCGCTGCTGAACGCCGGTGTGCCGCTGAAGGCCGCCGTCGCCGGTATCGCCATGGGTCTGATCTCGCAGGAGATCGACGGCCAGACGCACTACGTCGCCCTCACCGACATCCTCGGTGCGGAGGACGCGTTCGGTGACATGGACTTCAAGGTCGCCGGTACGAAGCAGTTCGTGACCGCGCTCCAGCTCGACACCAAGCTCGACGGCATCCCCGCCTCGGTCCTGGCCGCCGCGCTGAAGCAGGCCCGTGACGCGCGTCTGCACATCCTCGACGTGATGAACGAGGCGATCGACGTTCCGGACGAGATGTCCCCGAACGCGCCGCGCATCATCACGGTCAAGATCCCGGTGGACAAGATCGGTGAGGTCATCGGCCCGAAGGGCAAGATGATCAACCAGATCCAGGAGGACACCGGCGCCGACATCACGATCGAGGACGACGGCACCATCTACATCGGTGCCGCGCAGGGCTCGCAGGCCGAGGCCGCCCGCGCCACGATCAACGGCATCGCCAACCCGACCATGCCGGAGGTCGGCGAGCGCTACCTGGGCACCGTCGTGAAGACGACGACCTTCGGCGCGTTCATCTCTCTCATGCCGGGCAAGGACGGTCTGCTGCACATCTCGCAGATCCGTAAGCTCGCCGGCGGCAAGCGCGTGGAGAACGTCGAGGACGTCGTCGGCGTGGGCCAGAAGGTCCAGGTCGAGATCGCCGAGATCGACTCCCGCGGCAAGCTCTCCCTCATCCCCGTCATCGAGGGCGAAGAGGGCGACGACACGAAGGACGACACCGACAAGTGA
- the rpsO gene encoding 30S ribosomal protein S15 — MSLDAATKKQIMTEFGQKEGDTGSPEVQVAMLSRRISDLTEHLKTHKHDHHSRRGLLILVGQRRRLLQYLAKKDIKRFRALVDRLGIRRGAAGAK; from the coding sequence GTGTCGCTCGACGCCGCTACGAAGAAGCAGATCATGACCGAGTTCGGCCAGAAGGAGGGCGACACCGGCTCCCCCGAGGTCCAGGTCGCCATGCTCTCCCGCCGTATCTCGGACCTGACCGAGCACCTCAAGACCCACAAGCACGACCACCACTCCCGTCGTGGTCTGCTGATCCTGGTCGGTCAGCGCCGCCGTCTGCTGCAGTACCTGGCCAAGAAGGACATCAAGCGCTTCCGTGCGCTGGTGGACCGTCTGGGCATCCGTCGCGGTGCGGCGGGCGCCAAGTAA
- a CDS encoding PQQ-binding-like beta-propeller repeat protein, producing the protein MRQAPDDIRDTVEKTPRSPEANLVVDHNEKEFKKRFGRETVPAPGAWATEKTFVRGTGSTLKGFKFGTSKEDWSTELTGPICDTTRHVTADGRTAVLLQERGDKPKGKDEKGKKKSKKDEKSKKGKKGKGKEAKGKSPKVEDPDKSLCTQLAFFDLNTGEKLWQVKLPDAKGAFAPHANVTMTRGTVAVAWGQGSVAYDMKRGRQLWTSPASAECRDLGFAGGRDLLALVRCGDTEEPQFKVQKVRPRTGEPEWTYKVARGVERVYLVSSEPAVLAVSTAGTAVTDLITLDDRGRYRATIDMPEGRFVDNCSKPLFGAVETCDAIAVGRDQLFLAASKGTPADNWIVSYDLGTGKTVKKFDSKPDRPMYPLRVSGGRLLAFRPSGDGVSPAAVVSLDPRTGKEAPYLLFGMPDRIGMEKPEESEMIVEHGRVFFAPRELSAEDSGPWKGTAFSVLGVEGA; encoded by the coding sequence GTGCGGCAGGCACCGGACGACATCAGGGACACCGTCGAGAAGACCCCCCGGAGCCCTGAGGCCAACCTCGTCGTCGACCACAACGAAAAAGAGTTCAAGAAGAGGTTCGGGCGCGAGACCGTCCCCGCGCCCGGCGCGTGGGCGACGGAGAAGACCTTCGTCCGGGGAACCGGCAGCACGCTCAAGGGCTTCAAGTTCGGCACGTCCAAGGAGGACTGGTCCACCGAACTGACCGGCCCCATATGCGACACCACCCGCCACGTCACCGCCGACGGACGCACGGCTGTCCTGCTCCAGGAGAGGGGCGACAAGCCCAAGGGCAAGGACGAGAAGGGCAAGAAGAAGAGCAAGAAAGACGAAAAGAGCAAGAAAGGCAAAAAGGGTAAGGGGAAGGAGGCCAAGGGCAAGAGCCCCAAGGTCGAGGACCCCGACAAGTCCCTCTGCACCCAGCTGGCCTTCTTCGACCTGAACACCGGCGAGAAGCTCTGGCAGGTGAAGCTGCCCGACGCCAAGGGAGCGTTCGCGCCGCACGCCAACGTGACCATGACACGTGGCACGGTCGCCGTGGCCTGGGGCCAAGGCTCGGTCGCGTACGACATGAAGCGCGGGCGGCAACTGTGGACGAGCCCGGCCTCCGCGGAGTGCAGGGACCTCGGCTTCGCGGGCGGGCGCGACCTGCTTGCCCTCGTCCGGTGCGGGGACACCGAGGAGCCCCAGTTCAAGGTGCAGAAGGTGCGGCCCCGGACGGGGGAGCCGGAGTGGACCTACAAGGTGGCGCGGGGGGTCGAGCGCGTGTACCTGGTCTCATCCGAGCCCGCGGTGCTTGCCGTCTCGACCGCGGGTACCGCCGTGACGGACTTGATCACCCTCGATGACCGAGGCCGCTACCGGGCCACGATCGACATGCCGGAAGGCCGCTTCGTCGACAATTGCAGCAAGCCGCTCTTCGGGGCCGTCGAAACGTGTGACGCGATCGCGGTCGGGCGGGACCAGCTGTTCCTGGCGGCCTCCAAGGGGACGCCCGCTGACAACTGGATCGTCTCGTACGACCTCGGCACCGGGAAGACCGTCAAGAAGTTCGACTCGAAGCCGGACCGCCCTATGTACCCCTTGCGGGTGAGCGGCGGCAGGCTGCTCGCGTTCCGTCCGAGCGGCGACGGTGTCTCGCCGGCCGCCGTGGTGAGCCTCGACCCGCGTACGGGCAAGGAGGCCCCGTATCTGCTCTTCGGCATGCCGGACCGCATCGGGATGGAGAAGCCGGAGGAGAGCGAGATGATTGTCGAGCACGGCCGGGTCTTCTTCGCGCCCCGGGAGCTGTCGGCGGAGGACAGTGGACCCTGGAAGGGCACGGCCTTCAGCGTGCTGGGAGTCGAAGGCGCCTGA
- a CDS encoding DUF397 domain-containing protein: MAEAQQEDVQARKEREKNELYALDISGVEWHSAPGAEAHEERVEIAYLPDGAVAMRSSLDPETVLRYTEAEWRAFVLGARDGEFDLEPAVGEGSRDAG, encoded by the coding sequence ATGGCCGAGGCACAGCAAGAGGACGTCCAGGCTCGCAAAGAGCGCGAGAAGAACGAGCTCTACGCTCTCGACATCTCCGGAGTGGAGTGGCACAGCGCGCCGGGCGCCGAGGCACACGAGGAGCGGGTCGAGATCGCGTACCTGCCGGACGGCGCCGTGGCCATGCGGTCGTCGCTCGATCCCGAGACGGTGCTCCGATACACCGAGGCGGAGTGGCGGGCCTTCGTGCTCGGAGCCCGGGACGGGGAGTTCGATCTGGAGCCGGCGGTGGGCGAGGGCAGCCGGGATGCGGGCTGA